A region from the Lolium perenne isolate Kyuss_39 chromosome 4, Kyuss_2.0, whole genome shotgun sequence genome encodes:
- the LOC127346793 gene encoding uncharacterized protein, giving the protein MRAPRGSFWEGLEDLVRRVPIGEKLFIGGDLNGHVGTSNTGFERVHGGFGYGIRNQEGEDVLSFALAYDMVVANTLFRKRESHLVTFSSGLHSSQIDFVLSRREDRRACIDCKVIPGESVVPQHKLVVADFRFRIRVQRGKRAKVAKTKWWKLKGEASQAFRERVIKEGPWEEGGDANMMWTSMATCLRKVAVEEFGVTKGSRREAKDTWWWNDEVQKVIREKKDCFRCLYLDRSAANMEKYKVAKKAAKRAVSEARGRAYEDLYQRLNTKEGERDIYKMAKFRERKTRDVNEVKCIKDVDDQLLVKDEAIKRRWREYFDNLYNGEAESSTIELDDSFDDTSMCFVRRIQESEVKEALRRMKGGKAMGPDGSYGNLLIHYLILSPALF; this is encoded by the coding sequence atgagagcaccaagagggAGTTTCTGGGAAGGCCTGGAGGACTTGGTTAGGAGGGTACCTATTGGTGAGAAGCTCTTCATAGGAGGAGACCTCAATGGCCATGTGGGTACATCTAACACAGGTTTTGAAAGGGTGCATGGGGGCTTTGGCTATGGCATCAGgaaccaagaaggagaagatgtccTGAGCTTCGCTCTAGCCTATGACATGGTCGTAGCTAACACCCTCTTTAGGAAGAGAGAATCCCATCTAGTGACGTTCAGTAGTGGTCTACACTCTAGCCAGATTGATTTTGTCCTCTCTAGAAGAGAAGACAGACGCGCCTGCATTGATTGTAAGGTGATACCTGGAGAGAGTGTTGTCCCTCAACATAAGCTGGTGGTTGCTGACTTTCGCTTTAGGATCCGTGTCCAGCGGGGTAAGCGCGCCAAAGTCGCTAAAACAAAGTGGTGGAAACTCAAGGGTGAGGCATCCCAGGCTTTCAGGGAGAGGGTTATTAAGGAGGGCCCTTGGGAGGAAGGAGGCGATGCAAACATGATGTGGACGAGTATGGCGACCTGCTTGCGGAAGGTCGCCGTAGAGGAGTTTGGGGTGACTAAGGGAAGTAGAAGGGAAGCTAAGGATACCTGGTGGTGGAACGATGAGGTCCAGAAGGTTATTAGggagaaaaaggactgtttcagaTGCCTATATCTGGACAGGAGTGCAGCTAACATGGAGAAGTACAAGGTGGCGAAGAAGGCTGCAAAGCGGGCGGTGAGTGAAGCAAGGGGTCGGGCGTATGAGGACCTCTACCAACGTTTAAACACGAAGGAAGGCGAAAGGGACATCTATAAGATGGCCAAGTTTAGGGAGAGGAAGACGAGGGATGTCAACGAAGTCAAGTGCATCAAGGACGTAGATGATCAGCTTCTTGTGAAGGATGAGGCGATCAAGCGCAGATGGCGGGAGTACTTTGACAACCTTTACAATGGAGAGGCTGAGAGCTCTACCATTGAGCTAGACGACTCCTTTGATGATACCAGCATGTGCTTTGTGCGACGTATCCAGGAGTCTGAGGTTAAGGAGGCGTTAAGGAGGATGAAAGGCGGCAAGGCGATGGGTcctgatg